AAAAAGGGTAAAGGATTGGCTTACCTCAGGCTCTtccctagattaaaaaaaaaatgatttcatagTTTTTAAACATAGCCACGCCCAGCCCCTGGAACCAGCCCCGGTGTGGTTCGGGATCCGAACTCGCCTGCAGAAGGTTAAGTACGACTTTTTTGCCCCTCCTCCCTTCATCCCCCACCAGGTAAGCCGAATGTGTGCAGAATACCAAATTTTTGCGCACAGTCCCGGACGCCCCAGATACCTGCGTGTCTGGTTTTTCAACCGTAAAGGCGGGAGGGTTTGGCGAACGAATAAGAAGTGAGGAAACGCTTAgcgcaaaggggaaaaaagagagaaagacagacagaaaatAGGTTATGGAGGCCGCCCGGAGgcggcccccgcccccagctcagCTAGCGGCCCCATATCCCCCCGGGCATCTCCCGCTACTTTCTCAGGCTTTTCGCGCCGCCAGTTTCGCGCCGCCCGCTGCAGAGCGCCAGCGCCAGCACACAGGTACCGCCGGAGTGTGTGTACACGGAAAGTTTTTGCCCGCGCAATGGCTCAAAACACAAGACAGCCCATTCCCCACTACACAGTCGGCGGGTAATATGGGGGGTGTCAGGGATGGGGGTTGGAGAACACTTGAGGATACCATGCACAGGCGGACACAATGTGGACACCGATGCACACCCACAACAAGCTGTCCGACAAGGGAAAGCCGTGCCGGGCGAGGCAGGGACGCACGTTCTCCATCAACCCCCAACCCACCAACGGCCCCAGCCAGCTAGCATGAGCGACCCCCGAgcgccctcccaccccacccccccgccccgcagTTCCTGGCTCACCTGAAGCCCCCGCCTTTCTTGCCGTCCCCCACCCCACGACTCGGCGACGTGGTCTTACGATCGCTGGCGCTGGTTTGTCCAGCTGGAAACGACCCTCAAGTGTTGTATCGCGCCATGTTTATCCCCCAAAGGGCACATACTTCCCCACCCAAGCCCACCCAAGATCCCTCCCGCTCCCAGGGCAAAGTTAGGGCCCCATGCTGGAACTTTCTGGCAGGTTCTTCCCGCCTCGGCCGAGACACCCCCCTCCCGCCGCCAGGCCCGGAGGCCCATCGGGCAGCCCTGCCACCCGCTCCCGGGGTTCCTGGGTGGCCCTGCTCCCCACGGGCAAAGTCCGCCGCATTACCTAGAAACAGCATGCGGTGCGTATGCGAGTTGTCCATCTTCTTGTTCTGGAGTTGCTTGTTGGTGAGCTGGCTGTGTCTCTTCTCGGACCACTTCTGGCCACGCTTCCCCGCGTTTTCCTTGCGGTCTTGTCTGCGCTTCTCCGCCAAGGCAACCTTCTTGACCTTGGGGCTGAAGGAGCCTCTGAACTGGGGGCTCTCGGATCCAAAGACGCAGCCTCCGAAGACCCGGACGAGGAAGTTGTGGAGCAAGTTGCGCCGGGGCTTTCGGCGGCGGCGGTTTCGCTTGGACGAAAACCAGCGGCGGCATCCGAAGGTCCCATCGTCGGATTCGTCTCCGCTGTCGCTGCTGACCGATATCTGGTCGTTGTAGAGGTAACAGCAGCTGGGCTCTGACCTGCCCCGCCAGGCAGATGCGCGCGGAGGCTGCGGAACAGGCGGATCGGCAGCCTGGATCTCTGGGCTTGGGGGTCTAAGGAAACTGATCTCGGGTCGGGCTCCCGAGGCGGGGTTTGCCCAGGTGATAGGAATGGCCCGGGGAACGGAGGCTGCCCGGGGGACAGTGGCTGCCCGGGGGACAGTGGCTGCCCGGGGGACAGGAGCCGCTCGGCCAacaggggctcccctggtgacaaGAGCGGCCGGGGCTGCCCCAGCGACAGAAGCGGCTGGGGCGGCAGGAGCGGCTGGGGCGGCTGGGGCGGCAGGAGCGGCAGGGGCTGCTCCAGCGGCTGGGGGGTCTGGAGCAGCCGAGGCTGCCTCGGCGGCTGGAGCGGCCAGTGCTGCCTCGGTGGCGGCGGCAGGGGCTCCGTCCCCGGGATCGGGGACCTTGCCTCCCTCCGCGGCAGTGGTGGCTGAGCCTCCCTCCATCTCGGCTGCTTCTCCCTCAGCTGGGggtctctctccctctgcttgCTCTCTCTCAACGGGCGCTCTGGAGACCTCGATGCGCAGATCGTCAAGCGCGACTGGGGGGCTGTCCATGTCGCCGGGAGCGTCATCGACCCCAACGGGGGCGCTGCCAACCTCGCGCGGGGGTCTGGAGACCTCCATCGGGGGGCTGTCTCCCGCGAAGTGTGGAGGAGGTCTGACAGCCTCTCGAGATGGGCTGCCGATGATGCCGGGGACCCAGAGGGGGGGCTCGTTCGCGGCGGGAGCGAGGAGGATCGCACTCGAGACCGCGACTGTCGTGATCTGGCTGCCCCCACCGCCGTCGATCTGTGGGATAGCTCGGGGGAGCCCAGGGGGTGGGCTGTCGTCCCCCAAGGCTGCTCCATCAAACTCGAATGGCAGATCCTCCTCGTGGGGAGGGCTGCATCCTCCTCTGATGCCTGCGTTTGCAGGTCTGATGGCTCTGGGCTCCTCGGGAGGAGCCCTGAAGACCaccgaacctgggcctcctggagCAAGGTCTGAGACCTGCAAGGGAGGTTGGTTGTCTCCCTGGTCAGGCTGCTCAAACTCAAAAGGCATAGCTTCTTCTGGTGGAGGGCTGTAGCTTCCCAGGCTTGGAATGGCCTCATGGGAGGCTCCGGGCTCCATGACCGGTGGGCTGAAGGCCTCAAGGCCTGCACTGGTCCCAGTGGTGTCTCCAGGATGCTCCAGGGTAGGCCAGAAGCTTCCCAAGCTGGCCTGCTCGACCTCGAAGGGCATGGCTTCCTCGGGAGGTGGGCTGTACCCTCCATGGGCCCCGGCTTCCTTGATGGCCTGGCTGAGGTCCTGGAAGTTGGGTCTGGAGATCTCTGGGGGTCCACAGGCTTCGCCTTCAGTCTCGATGGGGATGGGCTCGCTGTGAGGCGGTGGGGTCTCCATCTCTTCGGCTGGGCCAGGCCCAGCACCGGGGGCAGCTGCCCCTGGGGCCTCCAAAGGTGGTTGCTCGGGCTGTTCCCCGAGTTCAAGGGGGTTATTGCGTTGTCCTGACATATTATTGCCGTCGAGGCAGTTGCGCACGCCCATAACACGGTGGCGGCTTCTTAAAATAAACTTGGGGCCCCGTGAGACGGAGCACCCAACCGAACTAgggtgaaaaaaattattttcaaaaaaaataaatcaaagtacCAGCTGGAAAGTTCTCCTACCTCACTTTCCAACCCTAGTGAGGTCTAGGGGTTCAAGGGTTCAAGGCCTCGAACCCCAGACCATGGCAAAAACAAGTCTACTTTTGCTTGTTGAGTCTTGGCTCCTTTCTGGTCACTTTTTATGCCCTCAGGCTgcccctggccccctcccctccctttggCCTTACTtgtcccctcctctctcttttgCTCAGTCCCAGGCCAGCCCCGCCTGCTTGGATCAGAGGAGCGCGCCGATTCGGTCCGAAAATCGCTCGTAGTGCTCTTTTTCTGCCACCAGAGGACGCAGGTCCAGTGTAGAGATGGCTCCGGGAGCCGGCGCCAGGCTCCGGGAGCCCCAGACTTTGGGTAAGGGGGCTGATGCGCGCAGGCCTCGCAGGGATGTTTTGGCTCCTTCCAGTCCTCTCCCTGACTGATTTGGAgtgtttctcctctcttctcccctgGTCAGAGAGAGCGCTCTTCTGCGTTGCAGGACACGTGACGCAAGACGTGGGCCCCGGGCTGCGGGAGCGCAGGAGCTGAACCCCTCCCTCCCAGACCCAACAGACTCTCctcggggggaggggggactgCAGGAGTGTTTCGTAACCCCAAATTACC
This genomic interval from Cervus canadensis isolate Bull #8, Minnesota chromosome 10, ASM1932006v1, whole genome shotgun sequence contains the following:
- the LOC122448611 gene encoding guanine nucleotide-binding protein G(s) subunit alpha isoforms XLas-like, which produces MGVRNCLDGNNMSGQRNNPLELGEQPEQPPLEAPGAAAPGAGPGPAEEMETPPPHSEPIPIETEGEACGPPEISRPNFQDLSQAIKEAGAHGGYSPPPEEAMPFEVEQASLGSFWPTLEHPGDTTGTSAGLEAFSPPVMEPGASHEAIPSLGSYSPPPEEAMPFEFEQPDQGDNQPPLQVSDLAPGGPGSVVFRAPPEEPRAIRPANAGIRGGCSPPHEEDLPFEFDGAALGDDSPPPGLPRAIPQIDGGGGSQITTVAVSSAILLAPAANEPPLWVPGIIGSPSREAVRPPPHFAGDSPPMEVSRPPREVGSAPVGVDDAPGDMDSPPVALDDLRIEVSRAPVEREQAEGERPPAEGEAAEMEGGSATTAAEGGKVPDPGDGAPAAATEAALAAPAAEAASAAPDPPAAGAAPAAPAAPAAPAAPAAPAASVAGAAPAALVTRGAPVGRAAPVPRAATVPRAATVPRAASVPRAIPITWANPASGARPEISFLRPPSPEIQAADPPVPQPPRASAWRGRSEPSCCYLYNDQISVSSDSGDESDDGTFGCRRWFSSKRNRRRRKPRRNLLHNFLVRVFGGCVFGSESPQFRGSFSPKVKKVALAEKRRQDRKENAGKRGQKWSEKRHSQLTNKQLQNKKMDNSHTHRMLFLAGQTSASDRKTTSPSRGVGDGKKGGGFR